The following coding sequences are from one Nilaparvata lugens isolate BPH chromosome 4, ASM1435652v1, whole genome shotgun sequence window:
- the LOC120351134 gene encoding uncharacterized protein LOC120351134 produces the protein MLDAYLKGNYYTEDTKLDILVTLLSAENYKLIIDCTTFEESISILEGIFIKKKSEIFTRYLLSIRKQKQGESIDNFFLKLKELSLECNFTAISATENREEHIKEALIAGLYSSEIRQRILESPDMSLHETLNRARAFESAKDQSQCYNKSNPPFELNACKDTENASNLIPNQKNTSDSSLSAVSISGQACFFCGNKKHSRLFCPAKNEFCKKCGKKGHFARVCNSKSSVLEKKREFSNSILLTPSVQAEKCLSKVIIPITINGTESQALIDTGATGNFIDDTYAKKLNLEVIPEIGKVTLGSKRFTPQIRGKVNVNLTVQGESYTNTTLMLMQDLCENIILGHEFMNNFSSIEIPFGGNKPPLTICGITQAKIPPCSLFQHLKPNCQPITTKSRKLSKDDEDFISNEIQQLLEDGIIEESHTPWRAQAFVVKPDNRKKGWL, from the coding sequence CCATCCTTGAAGgcatatttatcaagaagaaaagcGAAATCTTTACAAGGTACCTTCTCtctataagaaaacaaaaacaaggtGAGTCCATCGATAATTTTTTCCTAAAACTGAAAGAACTCAGCCTAGAATGTAATTTTACAGCGATCTCTGCTACAGAGAATCGAGAGGAGCACATAAAAGAAGCATTGATTGCAGGTTTATATTCATCCGAAATCCGCCAACGAATTTTAGAAAGCCCAGATATGTCTTTGCATGAAACTCTTAATCGTGCAAGAGCTTTTGAGTCTGCAAAAGATCAATCACAATGCTACAATAAATCTAATCCTCCATTTGAGCTTAATGCTTGCAAAGATACagaaaatgcatcaaatctaattccTAATCAAAAAAACACTTCAGACTCCTCATTATCAGCTGTTAGTATTAGTGGACAAGCATGCTTTTTTTGTGGCAACAAAAAACATTCTCGACTATTTTGCCCAGCTAAAAACGAATTCTGCAAGAAGTGTGGTAAGAAGGGACACTTTGCTCGGGTATGTAACTCAAAATCTTCCGtattagagaaaaaaagagagtttAGTAATTCGATATTACTAACACCTTCAGTGCAAgccgaaaaatgtctttcaaaggTTATTATTCCTATTACCATAAACGGAACTGAAAGTCAAGCACTGATCGATACTGGAGCAACTGGCAACTTTATTGACGATACCTATGCAAAAAAACTGAATTTAGAAGTTATACCAGAGATAGGAAAAGTAACTTTAGGCTCAAAACGCTTCACACCACAAATCCGAGGCAAAGTTAACGTGAATTTAACAGTTCAGGGAGAAAGTTATACAAACACAACCTTAATGCTTATGCAAGACctctgtgaaaatattattcttgggCACGAATTTATGAACAATTTCTCCAGTATAGAAATACCATTTGGAGGTAATAAGCCACCTCTTACTATTTGCGGAATAACTCAAGCAAAAATTCCTCCTTGCTCCCTTTTTCAACATCTAAAACCCAATTGTCAACCAATTACAACCAAATCTCgcaaattatcaaaagatgatgaagattttatttccaatgaaattcaacaattactgGAAGatggcatcatagaagaaagccACACACCTTGGCGTGCCCAAGCATTTGTTGTTAAACCCGATAACCGAAaaaaaggatggttatag